A region of the Vibrio tubiashii genome:
CCTTGGTATAAGGGTGGTAAGGGCTTTCTAGAATTTGTTTCGAAGGCGCAACTTCAATTAACTCACCTGAGTACATGATGCCGATGCGGTCAGAGAACTCGACCATCAAAGAGATATCATGGGTAATGAATAAGATTGAGAAGCCAAACTCTTCTTTCAGTGCATAGATTTTTTGCAGAATCTCACGTTGAACCACAACATCCAGTGCTGTGGTTGGCTCATCCATGATGATCATCTTAGGATTGAGCGCGAGAGCGATCGCAATCACCAAGCGTTGACGCATGCCACCCGAGAACTGGTGCGGGTAGTCAGTGAGTCGGCTAGGGTGAATATCGACAATCTCTAACAGACCTTCAGCGCGTTTACGGGCTTGTTCACGAGTCATGTTGGTGTGGCGCATAATAACGTCACAAAACTGCTCTTCCATGGTCAGTACAGGGTTCAAAGCATTCATTGCGCTTTGGAACACCATCGACATTTCGCTCCAACGGAACGACTGCATTCGATCGTCACTGTACTTAAGGATATCTTCACCATTGAAGATAACCTCACCACCGGTAATAAATGCAGGCGGCTTATGCAGGCGCATTAGCGAGAAGGCAACGGTAGATTTACCACAACCAGACTCGCCTGCTAGACCAAACACTTCACCTGGGGCAATGTCAAAGCTGACATTGTTACAAGCACGGACGTCGCCTGCGTCAGTAATATAGTCAACGCAAAGGTTGCGGATAGAAATAAGTGGGCTAGTCATAATTATTTATCTCCGCTCCAAAGTGCATTTTGAGGTGGCATTTCAGGTGTACGTTCTTTCTTGTCTTGAGCTGCAAGCTTCTTCCAACGCTTCATGCCTTTATGTGAACGTAGCTGAGGGTTGGCAATCTCATCGACTGCGAAGTTAAGCAGTGCTAGACCCGTAACCAGTACAGTAAGTGCGATACAAGGTGTTAGAACTTCCCACCATGCGCCGATTAGCATCGCAGATGATTGGTTAACGTTGTAAAGCATGATGCCCCAGCTGATGGTATTCGGGTCACCGAGACCAAGGAACGAAATGATAGATTCCATACCAATTGCGTACATCACTGAGCCAATAAAGCTCGCACCAACGATTGGGATTAAGTTCGGTAGAATCTCAACAAAGATGATGCGGAAAGAGGACTCACCAAGCACTTCAGCGGCTTTAACAAACTCTTTCTCTCGTAAGGCAAGCGTTTGAGAGCGAATAACCCTCGCGCCCCAAGCCCAGGAGGTACAACCGATAATGATGGCAATGGTTAGCGGCCCTGCCTCACCAATGAAGGCGGCTAAAACAAATAGCAATGGGTATTGAGGGATAACCAGCATGATGTTCATCGCGGCGGTTAACACGTCATCAACACGACCTCCGAAGTAACCTGCTGAGATACCGATGATGGTTGCAAGTAGACATACTGTGATACCCGCACCAAAGCCGACACCGAGAGAAATACGCGCACCGTGAACAAGCTGAGACCAAATATCGCGGCCCATGCGGCTAGTACCAAGAACGTGATCGGCTTTTTTAGACATGATCATGGTGCGGCGATCAGTCGCTAAGTTCTGTGCAATCCAACCATCTGGGTTAGCTTTTGCTGATGTGACAACAAAACCTGGGTACTCATGTGGATTACCAGTTCTTTTATCTGGAGCATGCTTAGTCAGTACCGGTGCGAAAATCGCGACAAGTAAGAACACTGAGACAATGGCTAAACCGACACGTGCGTATGCGTTACCTAAAATTAGCTTAAATAGTTGTTTCATAATTATTTTCCTCCCTTGCGCAGGCGAGGGTCTAGAACGACATAAGCCATATCTGCAATTAAGTTAAATGACAGCATAAACAGCGTCATAATGATTAATTGACCTTGAAGAACCTGGTAATCACGTGCGTGAATCGCGTTAAGAAGAACCGTACCAAGCCCTGGGTAGTTAAAGATGATTTCTACAATCAGCTGACCGCCAATCGCCATACCGAGTGACATTGAAAGGGCAGTCACACTTGGCAGTAGCGCATTTCGTGCTGCGTAGTTGAAAACAACGCGGTTTTCGCTTAAACCCTTACCTTTCGCCATAGTGATGTAGTCTTCGGCGAGTAGGTTAATCATGTTGTTACGCATGTTGATCAAGAAGCCACCGATCTGAACCACAGAAGCACAAAACAGCGGTAGGATGGCGTGGTAGGCGACGTCTTTGATGAACTCCCAGCTTGTCCATTCAGGCACTGTACCTGCTGTGTAGGCATATCCTGTTGGGAACCATTTCAAGCCGATTGCGAAAGTAAAGAGCGCTAGCATCGCGATAACAACTTGAGGGACGGCTTGAATAATGAGCATGCCTGGTGTGACGAAAGCATCGTACTTGCTGCCGCGCTTCCATGCGGCGAAGATGCCTAAGATAGAACCTAGTGAGAATGATAGGATTACGGCTGAACCTGCAAGGAACAGTGACCAACCAAACGCACCACCAAGCAGTTTGTTTACAGATAGCGGGTAGAATTGGATTGAAGTACCCAGTTCCCAGCTAAGAATATTTTTCATGTAAGCAACGTATTGAACAAACAGGCCGCCATCGACGAAACCTAGTAGCTCTTTCATTGCTGCGATACGCTCAGGCGTTACCTGAACCGATGCGTTAGCGAACATCATGGTGACCGGATCACCCGGCATCGCACGAGGAATAATAAAGTTTAATGTCGCCGCAACTAATAGCGCGACCAAATAGAACGACAAACGTCTTAAAAAATAACCCATAACTTATACCTTACTTACCCAGATTTTCCCTGTTTCTGGCTTCAGGTCGCCCTAGCGAAAACGAAATTTAGAGCGAACAATCCCCTGACGACTAGCGCCACATAACAAACTGGTTACAGTGTGGGGGATTTTGCGGCATACGGAATGTATGCCGCATAGTTAGAACAACTACTTATTTAACTGGTTTTAGGTCCAGTACGTGTAGTAGACGCTCTGGGATACCAGCCCAAATGTTTGGACGGCCTTTTGGATTTTCTTCGTTCCACCAACCAGTAAAGCGAGTTGTGTTGTATTGGAACATGTATGCACCAGACAATACTGGAATCGTTACTTGGTCTTTAGCAATGATTTCCTGAATGCCGTGAGCGATTTCTAGCTGCTCGTTCTTATCAGCTGTTTTGTAGAAGCTGTTAAGAAGACCATCAAGTTTGTCGTTCTTGTAGTAGTGCATTGCAAAGCGAGGCATACCGTCACCAGCTTGTAGCTCAGAGTTGTAGCCACTGTTCCAGTATAGGTGTGGATCTGCGCCGTGGAAGTAGTTGGTGTAAGCAACGTCATACGTAGCTTCTAGCATCGCTTGGTTGTACACAGAGAAGTCTGGAGTACGAGCTTTTGCTTTAATACCTACTTCAGCAAGTTGCTCAACCGCTAGTTGAACTGTGTTGTTGAAGTCCGTCCAACCGTTAGGAGATTGAATCAGAAGTTCGAAAGACTTACCTGATGGAGTGTCTACGAAACCGTCATTGTTAACATCTTTAAAGCCAGCTTTTTCTAGCAGCTTTTTAGCGCCTTCAACGTTGTATGTGTTGTAACCTTGGTATTTCTTATGAGTGCCTTCATCAGACCAAGTCTTAAATGCATAACCTAGACCTGAAGCGAAGTCATTCACTGTACCGCCGCCGTAGAACGCGATGTCGATGATAGTTTGACGGTCAAGTGCCATTGAGAATGCGCGGCGGAAATCAACGTTTGTTAACGCTTCATTTTTAGCTGCGTCAGGGTGCTTAAAGTTAACAACAAATGCCTGTGTACCTGCTGGCGGGTACCAGTAGTGGTGCTTAGGACTTGCTGCTGCATAGGTACGATCGATATCTGGAATGAATGATGAAGTCCAGTCCATTTCGCTGTTTACAACTTTACCAAGGAATTGGTCGTTGTTTGCGATCTGAGGAACTCGTAGACAGTCTACATCTAGGTTATCTGCGTCCCAGTAGTTCGGGTTTTCACACTGAATGTAAAGTTGTGGAGTGAAAGTCGCGATTTCAGTAAACGGACCAGAGCCTACAGGATTTTCGTTAGTGAACGTCGATGGATCTTTAATCTTGCTCCATACGTGCTGAGGAACTACAGGTACTTTTACAATTTCGTAAGGAGCATTTGAGTTCGCTTCTTTGATATTGAATTTAACTTGGTAGTCATTCAGTTTCTCAACGCTAGAAACCCAAGAGTTGATACCACTTTGATCAAGTTCTGGCTTCTCTTTCACTAGATTAAATGAGTAGATCACGTCATCTGCGTTGAAGGTTTCACCATCAGACCATTTCACACCTTTACGTAGGTCAAATACAACGCTAAGTAGATCGTCTGCAATCGTGTAGTTCTCTGCAAGACGGAATACAGGTGTATTACCATGCATCTCGTTGAAAACAACAAGAGGCTCGTATAGGAAATCTGTTGTTGTATGTAAGTTCGTTGCACCTAAGTATGGGTTAAAGTTACGTACGAAAGTGGTGAACTCTTTAGGGTGGATAGTTAATTCACTGCGTTCAGCTGCTGCGGCTACTGAAGTAAAACCAGTTGCTGCTGTTGCGATAATTGCTGTTGCTAGTGCTGTTTTTTTAATGTTGGCAAGCATAGCTGTTCCTTACTATTTGCTTTCATTTCACTAATGGATTGGAATGTCATCAATTGAATAACACTCACTAAGGCCTACCTCTGTAGGTAACTTTTCGCCGGAGGTGACGAGCAGTCTAGAGTGGCCTGTAGGCCTTAGGCACAGTAAGAAAACACCTTAACGTCAATTTTCGCAATTGCTATTCCCGTCAAAACCGTTAAAACCCCTAATTATGACGTCAATAATGTTAAAAAAGCGCTATAGGAGTGATTTTTTGGCCAATAATTGAGTTTGAACTGAGTCGCAATAAGTCACCTTTTGCGTTCGCTTTGTTGGTGCTTACTAACTTGTCACCCCCCTTTAAAGTAAAAGGTTTTCTACCATCTTTAGAACGTGAGATCTTAGTCACGCGTGCTATAAAGCGTTAATTTTTTCCACTAAATAAAAACTGCCGTCTTGTTGTGATTGGCTTCGCAATATGAGCTTTATTTGTTCAATAGAGACGATAATAAGCTTGTTTTGGTCATTTTTAGTAAGTGGTAGAGCTTGAAAATAACACCTTGTTTGAGTTGTTTTACGCAGCGTATTAACGTCATTTAAAGTTGCTCTATTCATTTTGAATAGGCAATAAAAAAGCCTGCACAAGCAGGCTTTAGTTCGTTTGTTGCGACGCGTTAGCTGGTGAGCAAATGCTGCAATTTATCGCGTAATCCTTCTATGTGGGTTCTCTCTGGACTTTGTTCATTACAGTGCTCAAGAATGTAATCGAGAGAGCTTAATACGGTTCTCCAGCGCGGAGTCTTAGGTAGGGTTTCCGGTCGGAGGTATTTGTCCAAGGTACGGGTTTGCAGTGTACTTCGGTCGAGATACACGCGCCACAAACCGCTTTGCTCAGCAAAAGCAAACTTAGTTTGGCCTGTTACCGATTCCCAATAAATAAGCGCGTTGGTCATCGCTTCTACCAATACTTCGCGCATCACCTCTTGTTTTGATTTGTTGTCGCTTGTTGCTCGGTCTGCCAAGCGAGTAAATTCTCCACCTAGCTCTTTAAGCTCCTGCAGTTTTGCTTTATCCCCTTCAAAAGCGAAGCTAGATAACGCTTCAATTGCGGTTTCTAGGTTGTTAATACGCGCTGCATTGATACCGCCACCCACATTAAATATGTACATAGAGCGTAGCCCGGCTCCTTCAGGCAGCTTAAGGATATCCGCCGACAGGTGTTGCCTTACATCTTCTACATAGACATCAATAGTGCCGCAGTAGTGTTCTTGTTCCACGTTAAGGAACTTAGGCGCAATGATTTCGTCGGCGCTTGAACGTTTTAGCTGTTCGGTTGAGCGTTTAAACAGTCTTGATGCCGCCTCGTTGGCGAAGCGAATCTTATTGTCTTCTCGTACACAGACAATGGCCTCTGGAGCGGTCTCAAGTTGCTCAAGTAGTCGGCCTTGTGTCTCAAGTAAACTCGCTTCGACGATTGCCCGATGTTTTAGCTCTTGATGCAGCTGCTGATTTTCGATTCGACGCTGTTCCGCTTTGCTAGCGGTGAGATGAGCGACAATACGAGCAGCCAACTCTTGCTTGTTAAATGGCTTGGATAGGTAGTCGTTGGCACCCGAGTTAAAGCCGCGAACCCGATCATCAGTTTGGTTTAAAGCGGTTAGCATGATCACGGGCAGTTGTGCATGATCGTAGGTCTCGCGTAGAGTTTCACACACTTGGTAGCCACTCATTCCCGGCATCATGATATCCAGCAGCAGCAGCTCAGGTTTTTCTTTACTGATGGCTTCAAGCGCTTCATGACCATCTTTCGCGGTTCGAACACGATAGCCTTCTAGGCGTAAGAAACTATCCAGTACCCGTAAGTTTACGGGTTCGTCGTCGACGACAAGTAATAGTGGGCCGTCTGGATTTTCAGGTAAGCTTGCTGGCTCCTCTAGTTCAATCTCACCAGAGTTTGGCGCTCTAAAATGAGCGGATTCATAATGGTTTGCTTGCTCAATTTGCTCTGTATTGGCGATTGGCAGTGTGAAACTAAAGGTGGTTCCAACCATAGGTTGACTGCTGACATAGAGCGTACCTTGCATTAGTTCAATTAGCTGACGGCTAATCGACAAGCCCAATCCCGCTCCCTGACGATAACGACTCGCGTCGCTTCCTGCTTGAATAAGCGGTTCAAAGATGTGGTCAAGTTGATCCGCTGGAATGCCTTGCCCTGTATCGACCACTTGAACGCGAATGTTGTCATCTACCACACTGGCAGAGATAACGATCTTCCCTTCGCTTGTGTATTTAATCGCATTGCCGACCAAGTTATATAAAACTTGCTCTAGTCGTTGCGGATCGGCGCTAACCCAGACTGGTTCGTCAGGAACCTGATTAATGATCCGCAGAGGCTTGGAGCCAATAAGGTGAGAAGAGAGTTCCAATACCAAGCGAGTAGAACCTGCTAAATCGACGGCACTGGTCTCGATATCTAGATTGCCATAGCGCATCTTATGATAGTCGAGCAGATCATCAACCAAGGTTGCTAAACGCTGACCACTATTGATGATGATATCGAGCTGATACTTATGTTCAGAGGTGATTGGGCCATTAGCGCCAGAGGCGAGCGCTTCAGCAATACCGACCATGCCATGAAGTGGTGTGCGTAGTTCATGAGAGGTGGTGGCCAAGAACTCATCTTTGAGTTTATTCGCCAATTGCAGCTCTTCATTTTGCTTCTGGATCAGTTGAAGATTACTTTCTAGCTCTTCATTCTGCTGTTTGATCAGCAGGATCTTCTCTCTAATGGAGCGTTGCATCCGCTCGAAGCTGATCGCTAAGCGCCCGATTTCGTCTTTGCGCTGAGTGTTGTTCATGTCGGCATCAAGATCGCCTGCCGACACTTTTTCTGCTGCCCAAGTCAGTTGTAGCAGCGGTGAGGTGATGAAGTTCGACAAATAATGCGAGGCCATAACAACCAAAAGAATGGCAGTAAGCATGGCGAAGATAAATAGGGTTTCGAGCTGGTGGACACGGGCGAAGGCGACGCTTTCTGGCACTTCTACCACAATCGCCCAGTCAATGCCTTTAAAGGAAATTGGGCTGTATGCGGCAATAATCGCTTCATTTTCGGTATTAGTATAAGTGCCTACGTCGCTTGCACCTGTAAGTGCAAGGTCGACCACTTGACGGCTTTTATCAATATCTTCTTGTTGGTAGGCAAGGGTGCGTGATTGATGATCGGAGCCGACTAGTAACGTCTTCATCGACACCAGATTGCTCTTGTCGGCGACCAGTTTGGTGATGCCATTATTTGGCAACCTGAACATCGCATAACTGTGCAAATAGCCTTGCTGGATTATAGGCGCACCAAGCCAAGCTACGGGTTTTCCCTGCTCGCTAGAGAAGTCAGAAATAATCAGAGGGGTAAAATCTTCATTGGTTTTGCGTTTATCGTTAACCAGATTACGCAGCTTAGCGAAGGTTTTACCTAAATTATCGTCTTTGTATTTACCCGTCAGCAGGTTAGTTCCAAAGTTATCATGCTTGTAGATCG
Encoded here:
- a CDS encoding ABC transporter ATP-binding protein; the protein is MTSPLISIRNLCVDYITDAGDVRACNNVSFDIAPGEVFGLAGESGCGKSTVAFSLMRLHKPPAFITGGEVIFNGEDILKYSDDRMQSFRWSEMSMVFQSAMNALNPVLTMEEQFCDVIMRHTNMTREQARKRAEGLLEIVDIHPSRLTDYPHQFSGGMRQRLVIAIALALNPKMIIMDEPTTALDVVVQREILQKIYALKEEFGFSILFITHDISLMVEFSDRIGIMYSGELIEVAPSKQILESPYHPYTKGLGSSFPPLTGPKTKLTGIPGNPLNLLEIPQGCRFQARCDRVHEACTRVPTQLRQIEPNRFSNCHLYGDPIAQSKL
- a CDS encoding ABC transporter permease — its product is MGYFLRRLSFYLVALLVAATLNFIIPRAMPGDPVTMMFANASVQVTPERIAAMKELLGFVDGGLFVQYVAYMKNILSWELGTSIQFYPLSVNKLLGGAFGWSLFLAGSAVILSFSLGSILGIFAAWKRGSKYDAFVTPGMLIIQAVPQVVIAMLALFTFAIGLKWFPTGYAYTAGTVPEWTSWEFIKDVAYHAILPLFCASVVQIGGFLINMRNNMINLLAEDYITMAKGKGLSENRVVFNYAARNALLPSVTALSMSLGMAIGGQLIVEIIFNYPGLGTVLLNAIHARDYQVLQGQLIIMTLFMLSFNLIADMAYVVLDPRLRKGGK
- a CDS encoding ABC transporter permease, with product MKQLFKLILGNAYARVGLAIVSVFLLVAIFAPVLTKHAPDKRTGNPHEYPGFVVTSAKANPDGWIAQNLATDRRTMIMSKKADHVLGTSRMGRDIWSQLVHGARISLGVGFGAGITVCLLATIIGISAGYFGGRVDDVLTAAMNIMLVIPQYPLLFVLAAFIGEAGPLTIAIIIGCTSWAWGARVIRSQTLALREKEFVKAAEVLGESSFRIIFVEILPNLIPIVGASFIGSVMYAIGMESIISFLGLGDPNTISWGIMLYNVNQSSAMLIGAWWEVLTPCIALTVLVTGLALLNFAVDEIANPQLRSHKGMKRWKKLAAQDKKERTPEMPPQNALWSGDK
- a CDS encoding response regulator, which codes for MFKFYRKQKFKRLQSTLMLAFLVLSITPLTVIAIFFLQSHTQDLQEQSTSHLTSVRDSKRQQVIDYLYAKESEVMGFVRSELAYASGGRFYGLVNAFSSLGLDIEQAREYAQRRYIQGSGDQIKTSILPQSSVYNGTERYRLLHKRYHWAYLELLKRSDFDDILLVDREGNVTYSIYKHDNFGTNLLTGKYKDDNLGKTFAKLRNLVNDKRKTNEDFTPLIISDFSSEQGKPVAWLGAPIIQQGYLHSYAMFRLPNNGITKLVADKSNLVSMKTLLVGSDHQSRTLAYQQEDIDKSRQVVDLALTGASDVGTYTNTENEAIIAAYSPISFKGIDWAIVVEVPESVAFARVHQLETLFIFAMLTAILLVVMASHYLSNFITSPLLQLTWAAEKVSAGDLDADMNNTQRKDEIGRLAISFERMQRSIREKILLIKQQNEELESNLQLIQKQNEELQLANKLKDEFLATTSHELRTPLHGMVGIAEALASGANGPITSEHKYQLDIIINSGQRLATLVDDLLDYHKMRYGNLDIETSAVDLAGSTRLVLELSSHLIGSKPLRIINQVPDEPVWVSADPQRLEQVLYNLVGNAIKYTSEGKIVISASVVDDNIRVQVVDTGQGIPADQLDHIFEPLIQAGSDASRYRQGAGLGLSISRQLIELMQGTLYVSSQPMVGTTFSFTLPIANTEQIEQANHYESAHFRAPNSGEIELEEPASLPENPDGPLLLVVDDEPVNLRVLDSFLRLEGYRVRTAKDGHEALEAISKEKPELLLLDIMMPGMSGYQVCETLRETYDHAQLPVIMLTALNQTDDRVRGFNSGANDYLSKPFNKQELAARIVAHLTASKAEQRRIENQQLHQELKHRAIVEASLLETQGRLLEQLETAPEAIVCVREDNKIRFANEAASRLFKRSTEQLKRSSADEIIAPKFLNVEQEHYCGTIDVYVEDVRQHLSADILKLPEGAGLRSMYIFNVGGGINAARINNLETAIEALSSFAFEGDKAKLQELKELGGEFTRLADRATSDNKSKQEVMREVLVEAMTNALIYWESVTGQTKFAFAEQSGLWRVYLDRSTLQTRTLDKYLRPETLPKTPRWRTVLSSLDYILEHCNEQSPERTHIEGLRDKLQHLLTS
- a CDS encoding ABC transporter substrate-binding protein, producing MLANIKKTALATAIIATAATGFTSVAAAAERSELTIHPKEFTTFVRNFNPYLGATNLHTTTDFLYEPLVVFNEMHGNTPVFRLAENYTIADDLLSVVFDLRKGVKWSDGETFNADDVIYSFNLVKEKPELDQSGINSWVSSVEKLNDYQVKFNIKEANSNAPYEIVKVPVVPQHVWSKIKDPSTFTNENPVGSGPFTEIATFTPQLYIQCENPNYWDADNLDVDCLRVPQIANNDQFLGKVVNSEMDWTSSFIPDIDRTYAAASPKHHYWYPPAGTQAFVVNFKHPDAAKNEALTNVDFRRAFSMALDRQTIIDIAFYGGGTVNDFASGLGYAFKTWSDEGTHKKYQGYNTYNVEGAKKLLEKAGFKDVNNDGFVDTPSGKSFELLIQSPNGWTDFNNTVQLAVEQLAEVGIKAKARTPDFSVYNQAMLEATYDVAYTNYFHGADPHLYWNSGYNSELQAGDGMPRFAMHYYKNDKLDGLLNSFYKTADKNEQLEIAHGIQEIIAKDQVTIPVLSGAYMFQYNTTRFTGWWNEENPKGRPNIWAGIPERLLHVLDLKPVK